The Neorhodopirellula lusitana sequence TGATATCGCCCGGCTCAGAGGCAATACAAGAAATTTCATCAACCACAGTGGACGAATCATCAACGGATTCAGACTGGGTTGGATTGGGTGTCGAGTTCGACATTCGTTACTTTCAAAGCGCAAGTCTCTCGAGACCGATTCACGAAACCGGTCGAATCAAGAGTAATGGAAGGATGGCGTGGCAATTCATTGGTGAATACAAACGACCGCTCGATCATGGGATCGATGCAATCTCTTCACGCAAAAACACAGAACGCGACGCTGCTTTCACTTCCTGGATGTCACATCAAGGACACCCACCGAGGTTTGCTCTGGTATGACGACAGACGCAGCAACGTGCGAAAACCGATACAGAGCACCCAAAAGACTTGTCGCGTACGGAACCCGTGAACATGAACTCTCGATAACATTCGATTGAGTTCAGCCGAAGTCCTGTGACCCTCGGCGGTTCCGTTGCAGGGCATAGGGTACTCGCTGGCGGGACAGTCCAAAACCCATAAAAAACCGCTTCTTCCACCACCGCCGTTACGACGCCAATTCTCCCGCAACGCAGCACCAAACGCGGCCACGAACAGCATTACATCCCGACACTCAGCCCATCTGGCTGCGAAGCCAGACCGTCCCAGATGACCTCGACGCCCGATTCATGCCGCCCAAGTCACCACTCAATTCCAACTAAGACTGCGGGAACAACGCGTCCAAACAAAGCTGACTCCAGGTTTCCAAACCCTCAAATTGCTGCCGAAGTTCGGCAACCGTCAAAAACTCGCCTTCGGCTAATTCTTCCTCATTACTGGAAACCTGTGGCCCCTCCAGCACGAACCGGTGGACCACGCCCAAATGAACCTTCCCGACGTCATTACTCGGGTCGTACAACAGCCCTTCTCGCTGATCCACATACCTACAATCGATCGAGACCTCTTCGTCGAGTTCTCGCCGCATCCCTGTTGTGTAGGGATCTTCAGCCCCCTGCGAGTCTTCGCTGCTGATGTGACCACCAACACCGATACTGCGTTTGGCATGCAACCGAGTTTCGCCCGACCCACCACCGCGTGTGTAGGTGAACACTCTGGCCAACCCATCTTGAGGATCGGTCCACTGCATCACCACATACGGGATCAACTGCTTAAAACTGGGATCGGTCTCCATCACGCTGCGTGGACGATAGGAGAGCTGATCGCTTGCCAAAATCGGCT is a genomic window containing:
- a CDS encoding phosphoesterase; its protein translation is MSEEHVLVVPAEFIESIGPLEGFEVDVDRFLQPILASDQLSYRPRSVMETDPSFKQLIPYVVMQWTDPQDGLARVFTYTRGGGSGETRLHAKRSIGVGGHISSEDSQGAEDPYTTGMRRELDEEVSIDCRYVDQREGLLYDPSNDVGKVHLGVVHRFVLEGPQVSSNEEELAEGEFLTVAELRQQFEGLETWSQLCLDALFPQS